A window from Sus scrofa isolate TJ Tabasco breed Duroc chromosome 2, Sscrofa11.1, whole genome shotgun sequence encodes these proteins:
- the LOC100621701 gene encoding protocadherin alpha-C2 isoform X5 yields MELAGTRPAATEHPRLRPPMSWLLLLLLLLLLFLLLPGPAASQLRYSVPEEQTPGTLVGNVARALGLELQRLGPGCLRINHLGAPSPRYLELDLSSGELFVNERIDREALCEQRPRCLLSLEVLAHSPVAVSAVGVEVLDINDNSPRFPRPDYQLQVSESVAPGARFHIESAQDPDVGTNSVQTYELSPSEHFELDLKPLQENSKVLELVLRKGLDREQAALHHLVLTAVDGGRPARSGTAQISVRVLDTNDNSPAFDQSTYRVQLREDAPPGTLVVKLNASDPDEGSNGELTYSLSSYTSDRERQLFSIDARTGEVRVSGALDYEEASSYQIYVQATDRGPVPMVGHCKVLVDIMDVNDNAPEVVLTDLYSPVPEDAALNTVVALLSVNDQDSGPNRKVSLGLEAALPFRLNGFGNSYTLVVSGPLDRERVAAYNITVTATDGGVPALRSQRTLQVEISDVNDNPPSFLQDSYAIYIQENNLPGVLLCTVQATDPDEKENAEVTYSLLDREVQGLPVTSYVSINSASGSLYAVNSFDYEKFREFLVTVEAQDKGSPPLSSTVTASVYVVDVNDHAPYILYPTSTNSSAAIEMVPRTAPAGYLVTKVIAMDSDSGQNAWLFYHLVQTSDLDLFKVELHTGEIRTTRKMGDESGTTFNLTVVVRDNGEPSLSASVAITVAVVDRVSRILPDTQRHVRSPRTYSEITLYLIIALSTVSFIFLLTIIVLSIIKCYRYTAYGTACCGGFCGVRERCPAELYKQANNNIDARFPHGLKVQPHFIEVRGNGSLTKTYCYKACLTAGSGSDTFMFYNTGAQTGPGPGGAHAAAGDSRHLTGQSGQSAGNLIILKNEAVSQNEPRQPNPDWRYSASLRAGMHSSVHLEEAGILRAGPGGPDQQWPTVSSATPEPEAGEVSPPVGAGVNSNSWTFKYGPGNPKQSGPEPKKQTQVSFLLRRKGEASQPRP; encoded by the exons ATGGAGCTGGCGGGCACCAGACCTGCGGCGACAGAGCATCCACGGCTCCGGCCGCCCATGTCCTGGCTGCTTctgttgctgctgcttctcctgctgTTCCTGCTGCTGCCGGGCCCAGCGGCCTCCCAGCTGCGATACTCGGTCCCGGAGGAGCAGACCCCCGGCACGCTCGTGGGCAACGTGGCTCGCGCgctggggctggagctgcagcGCTTGGGGCCCGGCTGCCTGCGCATCAACCACCTGGGTGCGCCCAGCCCGCGCTACCTGGAGCTGGACCTGTCCAGCGGGGAGCTCTTCGTCAACGAGCGCATTGACCGGGAGGCGCTGTGCGAGCAGCGGCCTCGCTGCCTGCTCAGCTTGGAAGTGTTGGCGCACAGCCCGGTGGCGGTGAGCGCCGTGGGGGTGGAGGTCCTGGACATCAACGACAACTCGCCGCGCTTCCCGCGGCCCGACTACCAGCTTCAGGTAAGCGAATCAGTGGCGCCTGGAGCGCGCTTTCACATAGAGAGCGCACAGGACCCCGACGTGGGCACCAACTCGGTGCAGACCTACGAGCTCAGCCCCAGCGAGCACTTCGAGCTGGACCTGAAACCCCTGCAGGAGAACAGTAAGGTGCTGGAGCTGGTGCTGCGGAAGGGCCTCGACCGCGAGCAGGCAGCCTTGCACCACCTGGTTCTCACGGCCGTGGACGGAGGCAGACCCGCCCGCTCGGGCACCGCGCAGATCTCTGTCCGGGTTCTGGACACGAACGACAATTCTCCCGCCTTCGACCAGTCCACCTACCGCGTCCAGCTTCGGGAGGACGCGCCCCCAGGCACCCTGGTGGTGAAGCTGAATGCCTCAGATCCCGATGAGGGCTCCAACGGGGAGCTCACGTACTCCTTGAGCAGCTACACGTCAGACCGGGAGCGGCAGCTCTTCAGCATCGACGCCCGCACGGGGGAAGTGCGGGTGAGTGGAGCGCTGGATTACGAGGAGGCCTCTTCCTACCAGATCTATGTGCAGGCAACCGACCGGGGCCCGGTGCCCATGGTGGGTCACTGCAAGGTGTTGGTGGACATCATGGACGTGAATGATAACGCCCCAGAGGTGGTGCTCACGGACCTGTACAGCCCGGTGCCGGAGGACGCGGCGCTCAACACCGTTGTGGCCCTTCTTAGTGTCAATGACCAAGACTCGGGGCCCAACCGCAAAGTGAGCCTGGGCCTGGAGGCCGCCCTGCCCTTCCGGCTGAATGGCTTCGGAAACTCCTACACGCTGGTGGTGAGTGGCCCCCTGGACAGGGAGCGGGTGGCCGCCTACAACATCACAGTGACAGCCACTGATGGGGGAGTACCAGCGCTCAGGTCCCAGCGGACACTGCAGGTTGAGATCTCCGACGTCAATGACAATCCGCCCAGCTTCCTGCAGGACTCCTACGCCATCTACATCCAGGAGAACAATTTGCCAGGggtgttgctgtgcactgtgcAGGCCACAGACCCAGATGAGAAGGAGAACGCCGAGGTGACCTACTCCCTCCTGGACAGGGAGGTTCAAGGGCTGCCCGTCACCTCTTATGTCTCCATTAACAGCGCCAGCGGCAGCCTTTATGCTGTCAACTCCTTTGATTATGAGAAGTTTCGGGAGTTCTTGGTGACCGTGGAGGCCCAGGACAAGGGGAGCCCACCCCTGAGCAGCACTGTGACCGCCAGCGTGTACGTGGTGGACGTGAACGACCATGCCCCTTACATCCTGTACCCTACCTCAACCAATTCCTCAGCAGCCATCGAAATGGTGCCTCGGACCGCTCCTGCGGGCTACCTGGTCACCAAAGTCATAGCCATGGACTCAGACTCTGGGCAAAACGCTTGGCTCTTTTACCATCTGGTCCAGACTTCTGACCTGGACCTCTTTAAAGTAGAGCTCCACACCGGAGAAATTAGGACTACCAGGAAGATGGGAGACGAGAGCGGAACCACCTTCAACCTGACCGTGGTGGTGCGAGACAATGGAGAGCCGTCCCTGTCCGCCTCGGTGGCCATTACGGTAGCCGTGGTGGACAGGGTTTCCAGAATCCTCCCTGATACTCAGAGGCATGTGAGGAGTCCTCGGACCTACTCTGAAATTACCCTTTATCTGATAATAGCATTAAGCACAgtgtcttttatatttcttttgacaATCATAGTTTTGAGCATCATCAAGTGCTACCGCTACACCGCATATGGCACCGCGTGCTGTGGAGGCTTCTGTGGAGTGCGGGAGAGGTGCCCTGCAGAGCTGTACAAACAGGCCAATAACAATATTGATGCCAGGTTCCCGCACGGCCTCAAAGTGCAGCCTCACTTCATTGAAGTGCGAGGGAACGGCTCCCTCACCAAGACCTACTGCTACAAGGCCTGTCTGACAGCGGGCTCAGGGAGTGACACTTTCATGTTTTACAACACAGGGGCGCAGACGGGCCCGGGGCCTGGGGGAGCCCATGCAGCGGCAGGTGACAGCAGGCACCTCACAGGCCAAAGTGGGCAGAGTGCCGGGAACCTGATTATTCTAAAAAATGAGGCCGTTTCTCAAAACGAG CCACGGCAGCCCAACCCTGACTGGCGTTACTCTGCCTCCCTGAGAGCAGGAATGCACAG CTCTGTGCACCTGGAGGAGGCTGGCATTCTACGGGCTGGTCCAGGAGGGCCTGATCAGCAGTGGCCGACGGTATCCAGTGCGACACCAG